A stretch of Paraburkholderia phenazinium DNA encodes these proteins:
- a CDS encoding helix-turn-helix transcriptional regulator has product MLQNSTRLLRLLGMLRSSPSWHGAVLAERLGVTERTVRRDVDHLRGLGYRISATPGPDGGYSLEAGTTLPPLLFEEDEALAVSLALRTLAASGVEDVEESALSALVKLEHLMPPGHNRKARAFFASIQKLAQTGPKVDQAVLATLAGGCADHEQLQFNYRDGKAQVSQRTVEPQGLVNAESRWYLVAWDVSRADWRTFRVDRVVPPISSGARFEPRSGPDKGDLAAYVSRSVSTAAYPVRAKVILHAPMQALAQSICPLVGQLAPLDSQRCIVHTGAHDLHTIASWLCTLEVEYDIQEPPELLEFLRAMNARIDRTLGRAIKAAH; this is encoded by the coding sequence ATGTTGCAAAACTCCACGAGACTGCTGCGTCTGCTGGGAATGCTCAGGAGTTCCCCGTCGTGGCACGGTGCCGTGCTGGCCGAGCGCCTTGGCGTCACCGAGCGGACCGTGCGTCGCGACGTCGACCACTTGCGCGGTCTGGGCTACCGGATCAGCGCGACGCCGGGGCCGGATGGCGGATATAGCCTGGAAGCCGGGACCACCCTGCCGCCCTTGCTGTTCGAGGAGGACGAAGCACTGGCCGTCTCGCTGGCGCTGCGAACGCTTGCTGCGAGCGGTGTGGAAGACGTCGAAGAGTCGGCGCTCTCCGCCCTCGTCAAGCTGGAACATTTGATGCCTCCAGGCCACAACCGCAAGGCGAGGGCTTTTTTCGCATCTATCCAGAAGTTGGCCCAGACGGGCCCCAAGGTCGACCAGGCCGTGCTGGCTACGCTAGCCGGCGGGTGTGCGGACCACGAGCAATTGCAATTCAACTATAGGGATGGCAAAGCCCAGGTCAGCCAGCGCACGGTCGAACCTCAAGGCCTGGTCAACGCGGAGTCGCGGTGGTACCTCGTTGCCTGGGACGTCAGCCGGGCAGACTGGCGCACATTCCGAGTCGACCGGGTAGTTCCGCCGATTTCGAGCGGAGCGCGTTTCGAACCTCGTAGCGGGCCGGACAAGGGTGATCTTGCCGCCTACGTCTCGCGCTCGGTTTCAACGGCGGCTTACCCGGTGCGCGCCAAGGTGATCCTTCACGCGCCGATGCAGGCGCTCGCCCAAAGCATCTGTCCACTCGTAGGGCAACTGGCACCGCTCGATTCGCAGCGCTGCATCGTGCACACGGGAGCGCATGATCTGCACACGATCGCATCCTGGCTGTGCACGCTGGAAGTCGAATACGATATCCAGGAGCCTCCCGAGCTTTTAGAGTTCCTGCGAGCAATGAACGCGCGCATCGACCGGACTTTGGGACGAGCTATAAAAGCAGCACATTAG
- a CDS encoding BPSS1780 family membrane protein produces the protein MNIDFPSDISKQTRLHRLSGLPFSGGREVNPLHISDWLRSGVRVASMQPVLWLSVLLVCADLATLLGFVPQLYPVAVLLAPLVVGGLMFVQDGASKGQPVSLREAFAALIRRSNALCLIGLYGAAIVAIGYVVLLATFHLSLNVSVTASGVHNVSISFGGDHGVRGALESLLGVSIFAVAIASACFAPALVILHNMTPHGAMFASLNGAARNWPVMVMYFAAMTVAVLFAPMVPLMLRALVLTPLLTALPLLSIYGAYRDVFLGR, from the coding sequence ATGAACATCGATTTTCCGAGCGACATTTCTAAGCAAACGCGTCTTCATCGTCTGTCGGGACTACCTTTTTCCGGTGGGAGGGAGGTCAACCCTCTGCATATTTCCGATTGGCTGAGGAGTGGCGTGCGCGTCGCGAGCATGCAACCGGTGCTATGGCTTAGCGTGTTGCTGGTCTGCGCCGATCTCGCGACGTTGCTGGGGTTTGTGCCGCAGTTGTATCCAGTGGCGGTGCTGCTGGCGCCACTCGTGGTGGGTGGGCTGATGTTCGTGCAGGACGGCGCTAGCAAGGGGCAACCGGTGTCGTTGCGCGAGGCGTTTGCGGCGCTGATTCGGCGCAGCAACGCGTTATGTCTGATCGGTTTGTATGGGGCGGCGATCGTTGCTATCGGCTATGTGGTTCTGCTGGCAACGTTCCATCTGTCTTTGAACGTGTCGGTTACGGCGAGTGGGGTGCATAACGTCTCGATCAGCTTTGGCGGCGACCATGGCGTACGCGGTGCGCTCGAATCGCTGCTGGGGGTGTCCATTTTCGCCGTCGCGATTGCATCGGCCTGCTTCGCCCCGGCTCTGGTGATCTTGCACAACATGACGCCGCACGGAGCAATGTTCGCAAGTCTGAATGGCGCGGCGCGCAACTGGCCGGTGATGGTGATGTACTTCGCGGCGATGACGGTGGCCGTGCTGTTCGCACCGATGGTTCCGCTGATGTTGCGTGCGTTGGTGTTGACGCCGTTGTTGACCGCATTGCCGCTGCTGTCGATTTATGGCGCTTACAGGGACGTGTTTTTGGGGCGATGA
- a CDS encoding aspartate/glutamate racemase family protein translates to MTARKLANRRVFGVIGGLGPLAGADVLFKLIQASPAHSDAEHFDVLFEQRPFRNASPSRAATTERKLYIFDMIRDFEKRGVTSVLLPCFLSHTFIDELQENTSVQIVDMLDALRCHVARSFPSARRVGVLTSDYIRDEGLFERYFRAPEFEVLHPRQRSSADTDPVTEAVYGEAGIKSGNLGGRPVELLREACQDLIAQGADVILPGMTEIGLVLSQIAALDVPIVDSNLVYAQYASVGQSFSHNNRAFKVGVVGGVGPAATVDFMQKLVRSTPATRDQEHIKLLVEQNPQIPDRTENLLGDGQDPTVSLYATCKKLEAGEVDIIAIPCNTAHAFVERIQPYLNVPIVNMLTVSVEYLKLAFPDLREVGLLATTGTIRSGVYKKAFEARGLRQIVPSDDLQTRVMNAIYGECGVKAGFTTGECLDDIRAAVDELSGRGVEVILLGCTELPLLLPEAKIYSGDGRAVRLVDPTEILARRCVAYARGEMGVVRA, encoded by the coding sequence ATGACAGCAAGGAAGTTAGCTAACAGGCGGGTGTTTGGCGTGATCGGCGGGCTTGGGCCGCTCGCCGGCGCGGATGTACTTTTCAAGCTGATTCAGGCAAGTCCCGCGCATAGTGATGCGGAGCACTTCGACGTCCTGTTCGAACAGCGTCCGTTTCGCAATGCAAGCCCATCTCGCGCCGCGACGACCGAGCGGAAGCTGTATATCTTCGACATGATCCGCGATTTCGAAAAGCGCGGCGTCACGAGTGTTCTTCTGCCTTGCTTTTTGAGCCACACGTTCATCGATGAGTTGCAGGAGAACACGTCGGTGCAGATCGTCGACATGCTGGATGCGCTGCGTTGCCATGTAGCTCGCTCGTTTCCATCGGCGCGGCGCGTGGGTGTATTGACCTCGGACTACATTCGCGACGAGGGGCTTTTTGAGCGGTACTTCCGGGCACCGGAGTTCGAAGTGCTGCATCCGCGTCAGCGTAGTTCAGCTGATACGGATCCCGTCACCGAAGCTGTCTATGGTGAGGCTGGGATCAAGAGCGGCAACCTTGGTGGACGGCCCGTCGAACTATTGCGCGAGGCGTGTCAGGATCTGATCGCGCAGGGGGCGGACGTGATTTTGCCTGGGATGACTGAAATTGGTCTCGTGTTGAGTCAGATTGCGGCGCTGGACGTCCCGATCGTCGATTCGAACCTGGTGTACGCGCAATACGCGTCTGTAGGGCAATCCTTTAGCCACAACAACCGTGCGTTCAAGGTTGGTGTGGTGGGTGGTGTCGGTCCTGCTGCCACCGTTGACTTCATGCAAAAGCTGGTGCGTAGCACGCCGGCGACGCGTGATCAGGAACACATCAAACTGCTCGTTGAACAGAACCCGCAGATTCCGGATCGCACGGAGAATCTGCTGGGTGACGGGCAGGACCCGACGGTGTCGTTGTACGCGACGTGCAAGAAGCTGGAAGCGGGGGAGGTGGACATTATCGCCATCCCTTGCAATACCGCTCATGCGTTTGTCGAACGGATACAGCCGTATCTGAACGTACCGATCGTCAATATGCTGACGGTGAGCGTCGAATATCTGAAGCTGGCGTTTCCCGATCTGCGTGAGGTTGGGTTGCTTGCTACCACTGGGACTATCAGGAGTGGGGTCTATAAAAAAGCATTCGAGGCGCGTGGGCTGAGGCAGATCGTTCCGAGCGATGATCTGCAGACGCGGGTGATGAATGCGATTTATGGGGAGTGTGGTGTTAAGGCGGGATTTACTACCGGCGAGTGCCTCGACGATATTCGCGCAGCTGTCGATGAACTAAGCGGGCGCGGCGTTGAGGTAATTCTTCTTGGGTGTACTGAATTGCCGTTGTTGCTGCCTGAGGCGAAGATTTATTCGGGTGACGGTCGGGCTGTGAGGCTTGTGGATCCGACTGAAATCCTTGCACGGCGCTGTGTGGCTTATGCGCGTGGGGAGATGGGGGTGGTGCGTGCCTAG
- a CDS encoding dicarboxylate/amino acid:cation symporter, producing MKNRLTLYIAVGMVLGVAAGYVCHAGAPDADSAKTLAGYFSIITDIFLRLIKMIIAPLVFATLVSGLAGMESGQEVGRIGLRTVGWFICASLVSLALGLVLANALQPGAALHMVVSGSDVNTGLNTAGLNFKDVITHAFPTSLLDAMARNDILQILVFSLFFGLGLGALKHDARVKVVVQAIDGMVPVMLRLTDYVMRAAPFGVFGAIASTVTLRGLGVLLTYGKLIGSFYLGLLLLWTLLIGVGYLFLGKQIGGLLKAVREPAMLAFSTASSEAAYPRLTEQLEKFGIDKKVVGFTLPLGYVFNLDGSMMYQSFAAIFIAQAFGIDMPLSQQIFMLLVLMLSSKGMASVPRGSVVVVAAVAPLFHLPAEGVVLVLAIDQILDMGRTMTNVIGNSVATAVIAKWEARRSSSEIAAPTPQFEQLQSEVQ from the coding sequence ATGAAAAATCGCCTTACGCTTTATATCGCCGTCGGCATGGTGCTCGGCGTCGCAGCAGGCTACGTGTGTCACGCCGGCGCCCCCGATGCTGACTCGGCAAAAACCCTGGCCGGCTATTTCTCGATCATCACGGATATCTTTCTGCGGCTGATCAAGATGATCATCGCGCCGCTGGTTTTCGCCACGCTCGTTTCCGGACTGGCTGGCATGGAGAGCGGTCAGGAGGTCGGGCGCATTGGACTGCGTACGGTCGGCTGGTTTATCTGTGCGTCGCTCGTGTCGCTCGCCCTCGGATTAGTACTCGCCAATGCTCTGCAACCGGGCGCAGCGCTGCACATGGTGGTGAGCGGCAGCGACGTGAACACCGGCCTCAATACCGCGGGGTTGAACTTCAAGGACGTCATTACCCACGCGTTTCCGACCAGTCTGCTGGATGCGATGGCGCGCAACGACATCTTGCAGATACTCGTGTTTTCGCTGTTCTTCGGCCTGGGGCTAGGCGCGCTAAAGCACGACGCACGCGTAAAGGTGGTTGTGCAGGCAATCGACGGCATGGTGCCCGTGATGCTGCGACTCACCGATTACGTCATGCGCGCTGCGCCGTTTGGGGTGTTCGGTGCGATCGCGTCCACCGTGACGCTGCGCGGCCTGGGCGTATTGCTTACTTACGGTAAGCTGATTGGTTCGTTCTACCTGGGTCTTCTACTGCTGTGGACGCTCCTGATTGGCGTGGGTTACCTGTTTCTGGGCAAGCAGATCGGAGGCTTGCTCAAGGCTGTGCGCGAACCGGCCATGCTAGCGTTTTCGACCGCCAGCAGTGAAGCGGCCTATCCCCGCCTGACCGAGCAACTCGAGAAATTCGGCATCGACAAGAAAGTAGTTGGATTTACGCTACCGCTGGGCTACGTATTCAACCTCGACGGGTCTATGATGTATCAATCGTTTGCGGCAATTTTCATTGCCCAGGCCTTCGGTATCGACATGCCGCTGTCGCAGCAGATCTTCATGCTGCTAGTGTTGATGCTAAGCAGCAAGGGCATGGCAAGCGTGCCGCGAGGGTCCGTTGTGGTGGTCGCAGCCGTAGCACCGCTGTTTCACTTGCCCGCCGAGGGGGTCGTATTGGTCCTCGCGATCGACCAGATTCTCGATATGGGACGCACGATGACCAACGTGATCGGCAACAGCGTGGCGACTGCCGTGATCGCAAAATGGGAGGCGCGCCGCAGCAGCAGCGAAATTGCCGCTCCCACCCCGCAGTTTGAACAACTTCAGAGCGAAGTCCAATGA
- a CDS encoding LysR substrate-binding domain-containing protein, whose protein sequence is MEVKWIEDFIALAQHQSFSRAAEVRNVTQSGLSRRIQALEQWIGAELIDRSTYPPTLTPAGALFREAAEDILGKLFDTRAIIRSEQRMPGTGLQIAAGHAISVGFVPDWLRSLQSRFSGLRVRIVPTNVHDSILMLVNGNCELMLAYEHPDLPLHLDATRYPHLTVGHDVFLPVCAPSQRSTPSFRLPGTPGRPLPLIGYSATTYFARCLHLLLHRATKNPALTPHFESDMADVLKKLALNGEGIAWLPRSLIETELNSGTLVTAGDRTWQLDLQLRLYRDRNNEMPLVKDIWEYLESRIEA, encoded by the coding sequence GTGGAAGTCAAGTGGATCGAGGATTTCATCGCGCTCGCGCAGCACCAGAGCTTTTCGCGCGCGGCGGAAGTGCGCAATGTCACCCAATCCGGGCTCAGCCGGCGCATTCAGGCGCTGGAACAGTGGATCGGCGCTGAACTGATCGACCGCAGCACCTATCCGCCCACGCTCACGCCCGCTGGCGCGTTGTTCCGCGAAGCCGCTGAGGACATCCTGGGCAAGCTGTTCGACACGCGGGCGATCATCCGCAGCGAGCAGCGCATGCCCGGGACCGGATTGCAGATCGCCGCCGGCCACGCCATCTCCGTTGGCTTTGTGCCGGACTGGCTGCGCTCGCTGCAAAGCCGCTTTAGCGGACTGCGTGTAAGGATTGTCCCGACCAACGTCCACGATTCGATTCTGATGCTGGTGAACGGTAACTGCGAGCTGATGCTTGCTTACGAGCACCCTGACCTGCCCCTGCATCTCGACGCCACGCGCTATCCTCACCTCACCGTCGGGCACGACGTCTTCCTGCCAGTCTGCGCGCCCAGCCAGCGCTCGACGCCGTCGTTCCGTCTTCCAGGGACGCCGGGCCGTCCGTTACCGTTGATTGGCTATAGCGCGACCACCTACTTTGCCCGTTGCCTGCACCTGCTGCTGCACAGGGCGACCAAAAATCCAGCACTGACTCCGCACTTCGAATCAGATATGGCGGATGTGCTCAAGAAACTCGCGCTTAACGGCGAAGGCATCGCCTGGCTACCGCGTAGCCTGATCGAAACAGAGCTGAATAGCGGCACGCTCGTGACCGCCGGCGACCGTACGTGGCAACTCGACCTGCAACTGCGCCTCTACCGCGATCGCAACAACGAGATGCCTCTCGTGAAGGACATCTGGGAATACCTGGAGTCCCGCATCGAGGCTTGA
- a CDS encoding porin, producing the protein MKKTILAVASLAAMTSIAHAQSSVTLYGALDTSIAYFGNQQGTNHSGGTFEMAAGNISPNLWGLKGTEDLGGGLSAIFKLESGFNIDNGRLGQGSRIFGRTAMVGLTGDNTGTISLGRQYDPLIDLIQPLTNDDTFGPTFATPGDIDNYDNSYRTNNSIKYTTPNYAGLQGSAMYAFGGVPGSTASGQTYAAALAYNHGPFGFAAGYFHANSDHGTAASFDGLNPDAASFAVDSEAISGGFVSANSMQIIRAAGDYVFRNFTFGVSYSNVQYNNYTTSFGDQNNTKFNTGQAFVNYQLTPAMVLGVGYDYTKGSGNNVTVSYNQFSFGADYFLSKHTDIYALAGYQKASGNTISASSGDVVAAVASMGDFGNDASTNKQAMGMIGIRHKF; encoded by the coding sequence ATGAAAAAAACAATTCTTGCAGTCGCGTCTCTCGCAGCCATGACGTCGATCGCCCATGCGCAAAGCAGCGTCACCTTGTACGGCGCGCTCGATACGAGTATTGCGTACTTCGGCAACCAGCAGGGCACCAACCATTCGGGTGGGACCTTCGAGATGGCGGCAGGCAATATTTCGCCTAACCTGTGGGGCTTGAAAGGCACGGAAGATCTGGGCGGCGGTTTGTCGGCCATCTTCAAGCTGGAAAGCGGCTTCAACATCGACAATGGCCGTCTCGGCCAGGGTTCGCGCATCTTCGGCCGTACCGCGATGGTCGGTTTGACGGGCGACAACACCGGCACGATCTCGCTCGGCCGTCAGTACGATCCGCTGATCGACCTGATCCAGCCGCTGACGAACGACGACACCTTCGGTCCGACCTTCGCCACGCCGGGCGACATCGACAACTACGACAATAGTTATCGCACCAACAACTCGATCAAGTACACCACGCCGAACTACGCAGGTCTGCAGGGTTCGGCGATGTACGCGTTCGGTGGTGTGCCTGGCAGCACCGCGAGTGGCCAGACCTACGCGGCGGCTCTCGCGTACAACCACGGTCCGTTCGGTTTCGCCGCAGGTTACTTCCACGCCAATAGCGATCACGGCACAGCAGCATCGTTCGACGGCCTGAACCCGGATGCAGCCAGCTTTGCGGTAGATTCAGAAGCGATCTCTGGTGGGTTCGTCTCGGCGAACTCGATGCAGATCATCCGCGCCGCGGGCGATTACGTGTTCCGGAATTTCACGTTCGGCGTTTCGTATAGCAACGTGCAGTACAACAACTACACGACTTCTTTCGGTGACCAGAACAACACGAAGTTCAACACGGGCCAGGCGTTCGTGAACTATCAGCTGACACCGGCGATGGTTCTCGGTGTGGGCTACGACTACACGAAGGGCAGCGGCAACAACGTGACAGTGTCGTATAACCAGTTCAGCTTCGGCGCCGACTACTTCCTGTCGAAGCACACGGACATCTACGCGCTGGCCGGTTATCAGAAGGCATCGGGCAATACGATCAGCGCATCGTCGGGCGACGTGGTCGCAGCGGTGGCGTCGATGGGCGACTTCGGTAACGACGCGTCCACCAACAAACAGGCTATGGGCATGATCGGTATCCGTCACAAGTTCTAA
- the phnX gene encoding phosphonoacetaldehyde hydrolase — MKHVKAVIFDWAGTVVDYGSLAPMGAFVETFEQFGVSITIDEARGPMGMAKRPHIAALMALPRVSQAWADKYGRAPTERDIDAVYDVFVPKNIAVAASYSQVIPGVAEVTTALRSEDIRIGTTTGYTREIMAEITPGAAAQGFSPDSLVCTGDTPEGRPSPYMIYKTLPQLGVWLAKNAIKVDDTEVGIEEGINGGTWAVGVAVSGNAFGMAEADVKALAPQEFAQRRAAATQRLSNAGAHYVVDSVADLMPVVYDIEARLARGERP; from the coding sequence ATGAAACACGTAAAAGCAGTGATCTTCGATTGGGCCGGAACCGTGGTCGACTATGGTTCGCTGGCGCCGATGGGTGCGTTTGTCGAGACATTCGAACAGTTCGGCGTGTCGATCACCATCGACGAGGCGCGCGGGCCGATGGGTATGGCCAAGCGTCCGCATATCGCCGCGCTGATGGCCCTGCCGAGGGTGTCGCAGGCGTGGGCCGACAAATACGGCCGCGCGCCGACCGAGCGGGATATCGACGCCGTCTACGACGTCTTCGTGCCGAAGAACATCGCGGTAGCCGCAAGCTATAGCCAGGTGATCCCGGGCGTCGCGGAAGTCACGACGGCGCTGCGTTCTGAGGATATCCGCATCGGTACGACGACGGGCTACACGCGCGAGATCATGGCTGAGATCACGCCGGGCGCTGCTGCGCAGGGGTTTTCACCCGATAGCCTCGTTTGCACCGGCGATACGCCGGAGGGACGTCCTTCGCCGTACATGATCTACAAGACGTTGCCGCAACTCGGCGTATGGCTCGCGAAGAATGCGATCAAGGTCGACGATACCGAAGTAGGCATCGAAGAAGGCATCAACGGCGGAACGTGGGCGGTAGGCGTGGCCGTGAGCGGCAATGCGTTCGGGATGGCCGAAGCCGATGTGAAGGCGCTGGCGCCTCAGGAATTTGCCCAACGCCGCGCCGCGGCAACCCAACGCTTGAGCAATGCAGGCGCACACTATGTGGTCGACAGCGTCGCCGATCTGATGCCGGTGGTGTACGACATCGAGGCAAGGCTGGCGCGCGGGGAACGGCCTTAA
- a CDS encoding 2-aminoethylphosphonate--pyruvate transaminase, translating to MDTPVDHSVTSCAAPAKGEPYLLTPGPLTTALSTKEAMLRDWGSWDGDFRAMTALLRRRLLEIAGDTAGDYDCVPLQGSGSYCVEAMLGSLVPRDGHALVLANGAYGKRIATTLGYLGRRCTVLDKGDYLPPRGSEIERMLDAEPGITHVVAVHCETSSGILNPLEEIAASTAKKGRKLLIDSMSAFGAVPLDVRHLQCEAFVSSANKCIEGVPGFGFVIARKSALQEAKGRSHSLSLDVYDQWDVMNRTGQWRFTPPTHTVAAFIEALRLHAIEGGQPGRLARYANNRDVLVTGMQELGFEPLLDAHWRSPIIVTFFAPADPAFRFEQFYELMKQQGFIIYPGKLTVVDSFRVGCIGQVDADVMRRVVVASAQALRTMGVEHAAPPAAALKERHLLAEQV from the coding sequence ATGGACACCCCAGTCGACCATTCCGTTACTTCGTGCGCCGCCCCCGCCAAAGGGGAGCCGTATCTGTTGACGCCGGGGCCGCTTACCACGGCGCTCTCGACCAAGGAAGCGATGTTGCGCGACTGGGGATCGTGGGACGGCGATTTCCGCGCGATGACCGCGCTGCTTCGCCGCCGCCTCCTCGAAATCGCCGGCGACACCGCCGGTGACTACGATTGCGTGCCGCTGCAGGGCAGCGGGAGCTACTGCGTCGAAGCCATGCTCGGCAGCCTGGTCCCGCGTGACGGACATGCGCTGGTGCTGGCGAACGGCGCCTACGGCAAGCGCATCGCCACCACGCTTGGCTATCTGGGCCGCCGTTGCACCGTGCTCGACAAGGGTGACTATCTGCCGCCGCGCGGCAGCGAAATCGAGCGCATGCTCGACGCCGAACCAGGCATCACACACGTTGTCGCCGTGCACTGCGAGACCAGCTCGGGGATTCTCAACCCGCTCGAAGAAATCGCTGCGTCCACAGCAAAGAAAGGCCGCAAGCTGCTGATCGACTCCATGAGCGCGTTCGGCGCAGTGCCGCTCGATGTGCGGCATCTGCAGTGCGAAGCGTTCGTTTCGTCGGCAAACAAGTGCATCGAAGGCGTACCGGGCTTCGGCTTCGTGATCGCGCGCAAGAGCGCGTTGCAGGAGGCGAAGGGCCGCAGCCATTCGCTGAGCCTCGACGTGTACGACCAATGGGACGTGATGAACCGCACTGGACAGTGGCGCTTCACACCGCCCACGCACACCGTCGCGGCATTTATCGAGGCGCTCAGGCTGCACGCCATCGAAGGCGGTCAGCCTGGCCGGCTGGCACGCTACGCCAACAACCGCGATGTGCTGGTCACCGGCATGCAGGAACTCGGCTTCGAACCGCTGCTCGACGCGCACTGGCGCTCGCCGATCATCGTGACGTTCTTTGCACCCGCGGATCCGGCGTTCCGGTTTGAGCAGTTCTACGAGTTGATGAAGCAGCAAGGTTTCATCATCTACCCGGGCAAGCTGACCGTGGTGGACAGCTTCCGCGTGGGATGCATCGGTCAGGTGGATGCGGATGTCATGCGACGCGTCGTCGTAGCGAGCGCTCAGGCGTTGCGCACGATGGGCGTGGAGCACGCCGCGCCCCCGGCCGCCGCGCTCAAAGAACGCCACCTGCTCGCCGAACAGGTTTGA
- a CDS encoding LysR substrate-binding domain-containing protein has translation MQYAQLRAFHAVAEHGGFSKAAQALSLTQPAISDHVRRLEQDFGVKLFDRGPRGVEPTELGRRLFSVTRQMLSCERDARQLLDSAGGLASGTLSLVADAPDLAVKLIGAFRKQYPGIVVTLSIANAAECMQRVLSSAVDAAITAAPQVHSRLESRVLRRDPLVAMVPATSPIAKKRKLTYAEFVKEPVIFREAQSVTQQLLEIELVRQSLQVEPVMYVDGREALEEAIAQGMGVGVIASAEFNESRRIRMIPLQDCQVEMIESLTRLAERPASNLLNALFKTELE, from the coding sequence ATGCAATACGCTCAATTGCGGGCGTTTCACGCGGTCGCGGAGCACGGCGGGTTTTCGAAGGCCGCGCAGGCGTTGTCGCTGACGCAGCCGGCCATTTCCGATCACGTGCGGCGGCTCGAGCAGGATTTTGGGGTCAAGCTGTTCGATCGCGGGCCTCGTGGCGTCGAGCCGACCGAGCTTGGACGGCGCCTCTTCAGTGTGACGCGGCAAATGCTGAGTTGCGAGCGCGACGCTCGTCAATTGCTCGATTCCGCGGGCGGACTGGCTTCCGGCACGCTGTCGCTCGTGGCGGACGCGCCTGACCTCGCGGTCAAACTGATCGGCGCGTTTCGCAAGCAGTACCCCGGCATTGTGGTGACGCTGTCGATCGCGAACGCAGCCGAGTGCATGCAGCGCGTGCTATCGAGCGCGGTGGACGCGGCCATTACCGCCGCGCCGCAGGTCCACAGCCGGCTCGAATCGCGCGTATTGCGGCGCGATCCACTGGTCGCGATGGTGCCCGCCACAAGTCCAATCGCGAAGAAGCGCAAGCTGACCTACGCTGAGTTCGTCAAGGAGCCTGTGATCTTCCGGGAAGCGCAATCGGTGACGCAGCAGTTGCTTGAGATCGAACTGGTGCGACAGTCGTTGCAGGTCGAACCGGTGATGTACGTGGACGGCCGAGAGGCGCTAGAGGAAGCGATCGCGCAGGGCATGGGCGTGGGCGTGATCGCGTCCGCGGAATTCAACGAATCGCGCCGCATCAGAATGATTCCGCTGCAGGACTGCCAGGTCGAGATGATCGAGTCGCTCACGCGGCTTGCCGAGCGGCCCGCGTCGAACCTGCTGAATGCGTTGTTCAAGACCGAACTTGAGTAG
- a CDS encoding VOC family protein produces MSVLGFSHYNLRASRAVLDTLRNFYIEVVGLQPGTRPPFQNFGYWLYIGDEAVLHLSEADADEVRPPNVTNTFDHVAFTCRDLRGFEAHLTELKIPYRQDDVPLTGQRQLFFKDPAGNGVELNFAQSDL; encoded by the coding sequence ATGTCCGTTCTAGGCTTCAGTCACTACAACCTTCGGGCCAGCCGCGCGGTACTCGATACCCTGCGCAATTTTTATATCGAGGTGGTGGGGTTGCAACCCGGCACCCGACCGCCGTTTCAGAACTTTGGATACTGGCTTTATATCGGCGACGAGGCCGTGCTGCACCTTTCCGAAGCCGACGCGGACGAAGTACGTCCTCCCAACGTGACCAACACGTTCGACCACGTCGCATTCACCTGCCGCGACCTGCGCGGGTTCGAAGCACATCTGACTGAACTGAAGATCCCATATCGGCAAGACGATGTGCCGTTAACCGGGCAGCGGCAGTTGTTCTTTAAGGATCCAGCGGGCAACGGGGTGGAATTGAACTTCGCGCAGAGCGATCTTTGA